A single region of the Ziziphus jujuba cultivar Dongzao chromosome 10, ASM3175591v1 genome encodes:
- the LOC107412289 gene encoding polygalacturonase At1g48100, whose product MTFSWFFIMVFFLHFCFFFLVTQGRLNIHAEPNHLHIISRISFPPSPAPDEAAISPSYSAGPVHYTANFFNVRSFGAVGDGTRDDTQAFKMAWDTACEAEEPAVVLVPEGYSFMIQSTIFTGPCKSATTFQIDGTVMPPDGPKSWPKSYSKRQWLVFYRIDGMKMQGSGVIDGRGEKWWNLPCKPHKHGNNGTQNSGPCDSPAAIRFFLSSNLTVQGLIVKNSPQFHFRFDGCQNVHVESLTIKTPAYSPNTDGIHIENTNHVKIYNSLISNGDDCISIGAGSYNVDIRNITCGPSHGISIGSLGNHNSRACVSDITVSDSVIKTSNNGVRIKTWQGGSGAVSRVIFQNIQMDTVRNPIIVDQYYCLSKKCENQTSAVYVSNILYSNIKGTYDVRSAPVHFACSDSVPCTNLTLSHVELIPSKGKVVRDPVCWNAYGTMLTQIIPPVLCLLEGSPLTMRQSEVLC is encoded by the exons ATGACattctcttggtttttcatAATGGTTTTCTTCCTGCATTTCtgtttcttctttcttgtaACGCAAGGCAGACTAAATATTCATGCTGAGCCTAATCATTTGCATATAATTTCTAGAATTTCATTTCCACCATCTCCAGCACCTGATGAGGCTGCTATTAGCCCAAGTTATAGTGCAGGTCCTGTTCATTATACAGCCAATTTTTTCAACGTAAGATCTTTTGGTGCTGTTGGGGATGGAACTAGGGATGATACTCAAGCATTTAAGATGGCTTGGGACACTGCTTGCGAAGCAGAAGAACCAGCAGTAGTTCTTGTTCCTGAAGGTTATTCATTTATGATACAGTCCACCATATTCACTGGGCCTTGTAAATCTGCCACAACATTTCAG ATTGATGGAACAGTAATGCCACCAGATGGACCAAAATCCTGGCCGAAAAGTTACAGTAAGAGGCAATGGCTGGTTTTCTATAGAATTGATGGAATGAAGATGCAAGGGAGTGGTGTTATAGATGGCAGAGGAGAAAAATGGTGGAATCTTCCATGCAAGCCTCACAAA CATGGAAACAATGGAACACAAAATTCTGGTCCCTGTGATAGCCCAGCT GCCATAAGGTTCTTCCTGAGCTCCAACTTGACAGTGCAAGGACTAATCGTTAAGAATAGCCCACAGTTTCATTTCCGGTTCGATGGTTGTCAAAATGTACATGTAGAATCACTTACAATAAAAACACCAGCTTACAGTCCAAACACAGATGGAATTCACATAGAGAACACAAACCATGTGAAGATATACAATTCACTAATCTCCAATG GAGATGACTGTATATCAATTGGAGCTGGTTCTTATAATGTTGACATAAGAAATATCACATGCGGTCCAAGTCATGGAATAAG CATTGGAAGCCTTGGTAATCATAACTCTCGAGCTTGTGTATCAGATATAACCGTGAGTGACTCGGTCATTAAGACCTCCAACAATGGGGTCCGAATCAAAACTTGGCAAGGTGGGTCAGGAGCTGTGTCAAGGGTTATCTTCCAAAACATACAAATGGACACTGTCCGGAACCCAATCATAGTAGACCAATACTACTGCCTCAGCAAGAAGTGCGAAAACCAAACCTCTGCAGTCTATGTTTCTAACATTTTGTACTCAAACATAAAGGGTACATATGATGTGAGAAGCGCACCAGTGCATTTCGCTTGCAGCGACTCTGTCCCTTGTACAAACTTGACGCTTTCGCATGTGGAACTCATTCCCTCCAAAGGAAAAGTAGTACGAGATCCAGTTTGCTGGAATGCTTACGGAACTATGCTGACACAGATCATTCCACCGGTCTTATGTTTGTTGGAGGGAAGTCCACTAACCATGCGGCAGAGTGAGGTTCTTTGTTAA
- the LOC107412318 gene encoding plasmodesmata-located protein 2 — MDSTSKRALSLLSHALVLFICFSSFLQLARPISDHTNLLYKNCANQTFSSPNKSHLQTLSILFHELVSHSLHSKFFKTIEGDDDMSIFGLFQCRGDISNEDCGNCVNTLPDVSSSLCKESMAARVQLYGCYMRYEPEGVSNMLLKHELVHKICGESKQVIPGFEEMRNGAFAALENAIETSGEQGFYKTKFKSMEVAAQCEADLEVCACGECVSSAVQIADVECGGAASGQIYLNQCFITYSYNFLPNGQATSGNSKSNNGNLKKVAIVLGGLAALGFGLIILLFIKARMKKEEDY, encoded by the exons ATGGATTCCACCTCCAAACGCGCATTATCTCTTCTATCCCATGCACTTGTTCTCTTTATCTGTTTTTCATCATTTCTGCAACTTGCAAGACCCATTTCTGATCACACCAACTTATTATACAAAAACTGTGCAAATCAAACATTTTCTAGCCCAAATAAATCCCACTTACAAACACTTTCAATCCTTTTCCATGAACTAGTTTCACACTCTCTCCACTCCAAGTTCTTCAAAACCATCGAAGGAGACGATGATATGTCCATCTTTGGTCTCTTCCAATGTAGAGGGGATATCAGCAATGAAGACTGTGGAAACTGTGTTAACACACTGCCCGATGTGTCAAGCAGCTTATGTAAAGAATCAATGGCGGCTCGTGTTCAGCTTTATGGATGCTATATGAGGTATGAACCTGAAGGGGTTTCGAATATGCTGCTTAAGCATGAGTTGGTGCACAAAATTTGTGGAGAGTCAAAGCAGGTGATTCCAGGTTTTGAGGAGATGAGAAATGGAGCTTTCGCTGCTTTAGAAAATGCCATTGAAACTAGCGGTGAACAAGGTTTTTACAAAACGAAGTTCAAATCAATGGAAGTGGCAGCACAGTGTGAAGCAGATTTGGAAGTTTGTGCATGTGGGGAATGTGTGAGCAGCGCAGTACAGATTGCGGATGTAGAATGTGGTGGTGCTGCTTCAGGACAAATTTACTTGAACCAGTGCTTTATAACCTATTCTTATAATTTCCTTCCAAATG GGCAAGCGACATCAGGGAACAGCAAAAGTAACAATGGCAATCTGAAAAAAGTAGCAATTGTTCTTGGAGGTTTAGCAGCTCTGGGCTTTGGGCTTATAATTTTGTTGTTCATCAAGGCCAggatgaagaaagaagaagactATTAA
- the LOC107412287 gene encoding uncharacterized protein LOC107412287, with product MAPISSSSTSIQLLEINMISAQDLSAVSKSMRTFAVAWLNPNRKLTTRVDQNGHKSPTWNEKFVFRVDTQFLDDENSTLTIEIYESAWLRDIMIGSVTVMISDLVPAAIRSQRNSKMRYVALQIRRPSGRPKGILNVGVTLLDGTMRSMPLYSDVSASAVEFWDSMDVKEKNSGSNKKMLLQRSKSERTDDAYHNSKPARSVCNGSMLNGSMINGSSSMVNGSEIGVGNNNNKNNNKGGGGGMGSICSDVGPSPSVVAAAIAKGLYPIPHHNNNIYNKDETGSSILDDWTEQDDSVEGLKTKIERWRTELPPIYDHYQNRNYRPENHQLHRHLRPPIRTELRKKKTGGALFSCFIFGCEFSLACGGSNPRKKRFNGSSSELTWDDDIYV from the coding sequence ATGGCGCCAATTTCCTCCTCCTCTACTTCCATCCAGCTCCTGGAGATCAACATGATCTCCGCGCAGGACCTTTCCGCCGTATCCAAATCCATGAGGACTTTCGCCGTCGCGTGGCTCAATCCGAACCGCAAACTCACCACCCGAGTCGATCAGAACGGCCACAAAAGCCCCACGTGGAACGAGAAGTTCGTCTTCCGCGTCGACACCCAATTCCTCGACGACGAAAACTCCACCCTCACCATCGAGATCTACGAGTCCGCCTGGCTCCGCGACATCATGATCGGCAGCGTAACAGTTATGATCTCTGATCTTGTTCCCGCTGCCATCAGATCCCAAAGGAACTCCAAAATGCGGTACGTGGCACTTCAAATCCGGCGACCATCTGGCCGTCCGAAGGGGATTCTAAACGTCGGAGTTACTCTTCTCGACGGCACGATGCGAAGCATGCCTCTCTACAGCGATGTAAGCGCCTCGGCGGTCGAGTTTTGGGATTCAATGgatgtgaaagaaaaaaattcaggtTCTAATAAAAAGATGTTACTTCAACGTTCTAAAAGCGAACGAACCGACGATGCATATCACAATTCAAAACCAGCTCGATCCGTTTGCAACGGGTCTATGCTAAACGGGTCGATGATAAACGGGTCGTCTTCAATGGTGAATGGTTCGGAGATTGGAGTtgggaataataataataagaataataataaaggagGGGGAGGAGGAATGGGTTCGATTTGCTCCGACGTCGGACCGTCGCCGTCGGTGGTGGCAGCCGCCATAGCTAAAGGTTTGTATCCGATACCgcaccataataacaatatctATAATAAAGATGAAACCGGGAGTTCCATATTGGATGATTGGACGGAGCAAGATGATAGTGTGGAAGGGCTAAAGACTAAGATTGAGAGGTGGAGAACGGAGCTTCCACCTATTTATGATCATTACCAAAACAGGAATTACAGACCGGAAAACCATCAGTTACATCGTCATCTTCGTCCTCCGATCAGAACGGAATTAAGGAAGAAGAAAACCGGTGGAGCTTTGTTTTCGTGCTTCATTTTTGGGTGCGAGTTCTCACTTGCTTGCGGCGGAAGTAACCCCAGGAAGAAGAGGTTTAATGGGAGCTCTTCTGAACTTACATGGGACGATGATATTTATGTATGA
- the LOC107412286 gene encoding zinc-finger homeodomain protein 14 — protein MVPSSSSSPPSEKSKSRISKMTTIKYKECRRNHAVSMGGYALDGCREFISRTGGGTKKKTKKADDYFHYCDACGCHRNFHRKEMIQNGVPLGSNGEESHTAAPSSSMCLLLMGLGPFQYNLVQPQPPQAGGVNWNGYQHRVFHGDDDDDDDDDEELNNNGGMVDDQQVGKKTNPKKKPKMEN, from the coding sequence ATggttccatcatcatcatcatcaccaccatCAGAGAAATCGAAATCAAGAATATCGAAAATGACAACAATCAAATACAAAGAATGCAGACGGAACCATGCAGTTTCCATGGGAGGCTACGCACTGGATGGTTGCCGAGAATTCATTTCACGCACCGGAGGCGGTAcaaagaagaagacgaagaaggcAGATGATTATTTCCACTACTGTGATGCCTGCGGTTGCCACCGAAATTTCCACCGGAAGGAGATGATCCAGAACGGTGTACCCCTCGGTAGTAATGGTGAGGAAAGTCATACTGCTGCACCCTCTTCGTCCATGTGTCTCCTGCTGATGGGATTGGGACCCTTCCAGTATAATTTAGTGCAGCCTCAACCTCCTCAAGCTGGTGGTGTCAACTGGAATGGTTATCAGCATAGGGTTTttcatggtgatgatgatgatgatgatgatgatgatgaagagttGAATAATAATGGAGGCATGGTTGATGATCAGCAGGTGGGAAAGAAGACAAACCCAAAGAAGAAACCGAAGATGGAAAACTAG